A segment of the Manihot esculenta cultivar AM560-2 chromosome 13, M.esculenta_v8, whole genome shotgun sequence genome:
TTATTTAGTGGaagaaattttctttttgtctgctttttttttgttattcaaGGGGTTAATTTTGAGATAGGAGCTGAAGCCCAATCATCCACATAACACAGCATTTCAGCAACTCCAAGTCCTTTCTCATCATCGTTTGGAGTTatgtaaaaataattacaaataatataattaaaatcaacAAACCCATTCTTTTCCCATCAGTTATGTAGCTTATTATCATATTGAGCCATTGTTAACCTATAtaaaaacttttataaaaaatgaaaaattccaAGCTTGCTGTATCACTTGTGGACTAGAACTAAGAGCTATATGTGGCAACATGGATGCCATTCAGAAAATGTGTCGATGAGTTTGACAAGATAGATTGGTTTTGGCCTCTCAAGGAGAGAGTgcaatatataaaagaaatctTGGTTGATAGTTGAATGGTCAATTTGGCATTTATTTGTATCCTCCTCTTTAATCTTGTTGATGTAAAATCTTGAATCAATTGAAGGGTCACCATTACAACAAAAGATCATAGTTTGGTAAGATGCAACTACAACTTATGTATCACTTATGTGTTGATTGCTTACCAACTTgtgaaaaaaatacttttaaaattattatattttagaatttagactataataaatttttattatatataacaatatcttttaaaaatgatttattttatatttaataatattttattgaaacaAATGCCCTAACTTAATTATCATGAATACTTGAATCTATAAAAGTAAAATGAGTAAaacatttttcattaaaaaaagatAGAGCATAAACTCCACACTATtctacttaaaaataaaattcaagttaaaatatatttataaaataaagtaaattcaaaatagtaaataatatgaaaatagtAAGAATATGTTAATGAGTTCCCCTTGTCAAGGCGCtaatctaattatttttattttcaattatgaATAACTtgctataaaatttaatttttatagttaattgatatgaatgataattaaatctgaaatttattaattaatatttcaaactTGATTAATTTTATGAGAATATTAACCTGTAATTTAGGTTGAGTAGTAAGAACAGTGAATTGGAATCAGGCTTGAATCATGAATATGTCATCCATAATTGCAGAAAAACAGCCGTTGCTAAATCGCTATTAAAGGACTGGATTTGTCTGCTTTGCTCAgttcaaattcaaaaaaaaaattaaaaaaaatgcaatatatgctaatttaattttaattaaaaaggtcTTACAGATTTTCTGCAATCCCccaacatttatttatttatttaatcaaatcaataaaaAGAAACTAGACGTTAGAAGCCTTTACCCACATGGGGTCCCACCACAAATTTCAAGAATTTCAGACTCCTCTCCTCTCTGTAATTaagcagaaaaaagaaaaatcagtgTCCAAAGAATGAATTATGAATTCACACACCACACAAccaaaaaaaatactaaataaaaaGCTGCACTTTAAAGGCAAACAAAACCACCCACATCCTAAAGTTTCTTCCTTTCTCTgcaaatctctctctctctctctctctctctctctctctctctctgtttttTTCTTGCCTGTGCATGTGAAGGTGTAAAGGTCCATGGAGTCATGAGTCCAAGATTGAGTTGTTAAGTGAACGAGTAGAGTGAGAGCCTTGAAGAGGCTTCCATAAGACTAGAGGGTTTGATAAACATACATAGGATAAGCAAAGCAATTTTGCAAAGAGAGAGAAGGGCTCTGTATACGAAATAGTGAGATGGGTGAACCAACTTGTCTTATGAGATCATTTTCTCATCCATCTAATGCTTCCCGTGAAGCCAAAGAGGTTAGTacatgaaaaaaaattcattttcttttatgtttaatCAATGGGTATTTCATGTTGTTCAGTAATCTTTCATGGGTTTTGGTTTAGCTCTTGCTATTTTGCCTTGGGGAATCTAGGAATCTGTAGAAAGGTTATCGTGGACGGATGGCTATGGAGGAATCAAGTTCTTGATTGTGCTGCATGCTTTGAAACCCGCAATAAAAGAAGTTGATTCGATAAAATTTGAAGATTGCCATTTTCTTGgacttatttttattgataCTTGTGATTGCCTCTCTTTTGTTTGTTTAAATTCTTCTGAGTCTATTTTTCTCGGCATAAATAAGCAACTTGATTTGATTATACGATCAAGATTGAAGAAGAAGCAAACCTTTGAAATTTCCCTGCAGTTCTGTGTTTATTGTTTTCTTTTGGATTACAGTAacattcaagaacatcactaaTACAACCTGGGAAACATGTTGGATTACAGGGTGACCCCCTTCGAGCCTTAACAGAATCAATCTCGTTTGGAAGATTTATGTCAGAATCTTTAGCTTGGGAAAAATGGTCAACCTTTTCTCACAATCGCTACTTAGAAGAAGTTGAGCAGTTTTCCAAGCCAGGTTCTGTTGCTCAGAAGAGAGCTTATTTTGAAGCTCATTACAAGAAGAGAGCTGCCATGAAAGCGGCAGCTTTGCTCGAGCAAGCCAATGCTGCAGGAAATGGCGATCCTCAAGTAGAACCTGCAGCTAACGATGTTCCTGAAGTGAAAAATGCAGAAGAAACTCAGAATGACTGTCCTAGTGATTCAGCGTCAGCTGAAACGACCAGTGATGTTCTGATCAATATACAACAGGAACAAGATGTCCTTGACCTAGCTAATTCTGCTGATGCAAATGCATTTCATCCAAATAGCGAAAAGGATAATTTACAAAATGCCACAGTTGAAAGAGCTGAAGAGACaattgaagaaaaggttgaggGAGAGAACCTTATTCAGGTGGAAAATTCAAAGCAGCTTGATACTGCTGAGGACTGCAACAAGATTGCTGCCGCGCCGGAAGAGAAAATACCCAAACATGTAAATTGTCACTTGACTCACTTCATAGTTCATACCTTGTATTCTTTTTATCATGTATCATATTAACTctgttttattataatttcatcaGGAAGCTGCTGAAAAGGAAAATGTGGCTTTGCCAAATAATAAAAGGCAAATGAATTTCTTGTCGAAATCATCAAGTCATAGCAGAGCTTCCAAACTACCAAAATCTTCTACCAAACAGACTAGTTCCACACAACTGAAAGGTGGAACTCCAAACAGCAAGAAGTCTGTGGTAGACTTGATTGACAAAAGAAGATTAGCTCCAAAATCTGTCCACATGTCAATCAATTTGGCTCCTAGCTCTGGGGAAACCAACAAGACTTCTGCCAGAATTTCAAAAGAGAGCTCAACTACTACAAAAAATCCAACAAGGGTATTTCCTTTCTTTACATGATAGCTCTCAGTTGCCTTATATACAGTACACACACACGCAGACATATTACTGGGTGTTTTTATTAGGAAAATGCCGTTTACACAGCATGATGAGTTATATTTCCAAACTGTAGGCATCTGTTTACGGGATATCGAAGCTTCTCCCTTCGATAAATCGTCAGTCAGAGGATAAAAGGTATTTTCCCCTTACAAACCCCCTGAATCAGGCCCTTTATAATTGTTTCTTTGActgatatttaatatttatacttaCAGAACTCGTTCACtattcaataaatcagtttctGGAGGAACAATGTCTGGCGGGATATTGCAGGCCCTCTCTGGGGAGTAAGAACTTTGCTATCTAAATTTCAAGATGGTTCTTTGTTTGGATCTTAAATGCTTGCTTTAGCTAACCATGCAATAAGCATGAGCTCATTGCTATGCTTACTATGGACTTCACTGATTTCATATTATGCATTTACCTTGAAAATATAGAAAACTTTGAAATGAATATACATGCCTATCCCAGCAGCTTTTCATGCATTAATTTGCCAATATCACTTTCCTTATGGTGCTTGCATAATTAGCTCCTTAAGAGGAAACTCACCGTTTATTGTATGATATAAATTATCCTAAACTGATTGTGGCAGCCGTGCAAAATCTTCAACCTCAAGCGGAAGCAAAGCACGATCTCCAATTATATCCTCTCCTTTTAGCTTTAGAAGTGAAGAAAGAGCTGCAAAACGTAAAGAGGCAAGATTAAAAACTAGTTCTTTTCAATGATTACTTCTAAGTTCGTTGTGGCTTTTTTGATATCTTGTTTTCATTTGATATGCCAGTTCTTTCAGAAGCTTGAAGAGAAAAACAATCCAAAAGAAGTGGAGAAAACACATGTGCAAGCAAAATCTAaggttattttatataaaacctTATTATGGTGCCAGTATTTTTGGAAGATACCCCATGCAATTTTAATTTGTGATCCATCATTGCACAGCAGATACCATTGACACGACCTCGTTCTCCAAAACTTGGAAGGAAGCCCTCTTCCAGTATGATCCAGGAATTAAACTCTCAGGTTCCTCGAAGGCCTTCAGTCAATGCTGAAAGCTCCAAGCGCGTCGTACAGAAAGGCAATCAAAGCACTACTCGTTCAGTCGCTTTGCTACCAAAGAAGAAAGCACACGAGAATGCTTCTCCAAACATCCAACGTTGAGCTTTGACGGAGGGTGTTTCAAGGAAGCAACAACATATTTTTGGTTGAATTGATTTACCCAGCAGTGATTGTGCAGATATTCTTTTGTTATTACACAATatagagaagaaaaataatCCTTCAATGGCAGTGGGATTCAGATTAGAGGGATATTACTGGAGAGAGAATGGGAATTTTAGAAGGCTGCTTTCAACATCTAGCAAAAATTTTCATAGTTTATCCATGTATCTGCACTTAAAAAGGAAAGCAGTTCTGGGAAGATAGTAGAATGAGTTTGCTTTCGTATCAAGTGTTGCCATTATTATTACATGATTTCATGTAAAAAGTtctgtgctttttttttttggccctGACTTTTGTTGTTGTCCTGTACCATACAAAATTCACATATGAATATTATTACCAATCAGGTAGGCAAAATTCAGTTCTATGTCAGGATCAGATAGCCTTCAATATGCAGTATTCTTGGCATGGATGAGCGCGTGAAGTCTGTTTAACATTATTGTTTGAACTATTGAGTGAAAAATTCAGAgttaacaataaaaaattaaaaataaactaattttttatataaaagtggGAACAAATTATGTTTTTGgccattaaaaattgaaaagttaaataaaatagAGATGAAGTTGAAGGTATATTTTTTTGAAGCGAGCAAGCAAACTATGCATTAACACATGCATCATTCTCATACCATTTGAAAATATACAACACCATCAGTGAATGTCGGAAGTTAGAGAAACCTGAAGAAGCAAAGCTTATTATATGCTAAATGTTTGACATCGTCGCTATTATACATGTTGCAACATCCAAGAGCATGACTGTCATGGAAATAATTTTCCAATCCATAGGAGTTCTAAACATTCCTCGGATAGATCGATGATCTACTTTAGATAATAGGCAATGATGAAATTCCATGGGAGGTGGTGGAGCAAGGTTATGCTATAAACAAACCTTGCTCTATTACAGAACATTCTGTTGAGTCATAGAGATTCTCGTAGAGGTGTGTTGGAACATCAGCGAGGAGCCCCCCGTCAAAATACTCTGGAAACTCGATGTTCTGCAGTCCAAGATTCATAGCATAACAATCACCTTGAACCCAGCGGACTTGAAAATCATCATCCAATGTTGCCAAAGGTGACATTGCCCAATTTATACTCTTTTGGGCTGATTCCAAGTCTGATATGCTACTCAGATTGAAAGCAGCCTGATTTTTCAGGCTTGATGTGTTGGTTGAAATGGGCTCATAAGCTTGATGATTCACCTCATAGGTCTTGGTTTGAACCTGGTAAGAGTCCATTGTGCTCCTTGCTGAACTCACTTGGCTACCATTGTTCCTGCACTCATCATATATAGGTTTAATTTTAACAGAGCCATCCATGTTTCTTTCAGTTACAGAAGATCCGGAAATAATGGGTGGAGATGGTTGTGGATAATCAACTTGAATGTGCTGCTGTTTTCCGGGTCGTGTTCGCTGGCTAAACCCAGCATCTAAATGGAGTGGGTTCTGTTCTTGCTTCAGTTGACTTTGTGGAATTGCACACCATGAAAACTTAGTTGGGAAGTTTGAACCAAATTCTGCAAAGTTTACCTCTGATGCTGGAGATGTAAAAGAATGACCAAATTCCATTTCTGAACTCTTGGGCTTACAAGGATCAGGAACTTCAACAGCTAAAGCTCTTTTGGGTTCCACAGCAGTCTTTGAAACAATTCCCTTTCGCTCATTTTCCTGGCTTCTAGGCTCCACATTTCGGACAATTAAACTATTACCTGAAAATCCATAGCTACCGTTTGAAATATCATTCCGTTGGATGTTGATAGAGTTCTGAATACCAAAACTACCAGCAGAATCTCTTGAAGGTGAGTCTGAATGCTTTCCCCCACCAACAGAAGTTTTTGTGTCATTTTCCTTCTGCAATCTACTCAAATAGAGGCGGTATTTCTGCATTAAGGAAAACATTTCCTGTAAGAATTCATACTGCATTCAAATCAAGAAACTTCATCGAGAATTCGTATTGTTTAACCTTAAACAAGAATGTGaacccttcttttttttttttttcaattaccaAGGAATACCTGCAAGTGGCTTGCAACATTTTCCCTTGTCAACCATGGCACGTTCATCAAGTCAAGGATTTTCTTTGGACCAACTTCTGCCAAACAGATATTACATGTTATAGCTCCATGAAAGCACAATAATATATGTAGGCTATATCATTGAAAAACACATAAATGATGAATATATGCCAACAAATTTTTGTCAAACATGTGAAGATCCACAATTCATGATCATGATCCAGtgactgaattttgcaatcgaGGATATATCTTCTACTTACTATCAAATCCTATCTGATTTACAGCTTTGACAAATTTCTGATGGAGGTCTACTGACCAAACTACTCTGGCTTTCTTTGTGGAAGAACTGTCACCAGGGTCTTTGTCGTCATGCTTGTTTTCagcctcttttcttttcttgacagAAGTCAGATCTTCTCCACAAAGCAAGTGACCATCACTGGACTGATCTAATCCATTTCTAGTCATTTGTATACTTTCCATTCCTTCAAGAATTTCAATGTCTCTTACCTCGTGGATCTTCTTTCTCAATACATGCTGCCATATGTTTCGAAGTTCTTTCATTCGTATTGGCTTAAGAAGATAATCACAGGCTCCATGCTGAACGCCTTTCATAACCTGACTTGTTTCTCCATCAACAGACATCACTGTGAAGTAAGATCAAACACTTTGTCAGAAGCACACTTGGAGTAAATATAAGATAAAAAGTAAGAAAATATTTTGGCATTCAAGATGAAAGTCCATATTAATGGAAAAGAACTGACTAATGACAGGTAGATCCATCTCCAGTCCAACATGTTCTAGAAGTTTAAAACCATCCATGTCAGGCATGTTGACATCACTGATTACGATGTCATATCGATCTTTCCTCTCACGAAGCAAGTGCAGAGCATCTATTGCTAAACCACAAGTCGTCACTGAACAAAACAAAATCAATACAAAAGAGAAATGTTAAAAACTCAAATGTTATGGTAATATCAATTAGAAATCTAAGACGTTGCTGGGCAAACAAAAGCCATTCTGTGTCACTTCCATTCACCAagcaaaattatataataaggaCAGGAACCAGCAAGATTGACATAAAATTTGCGTAGGTAATGGTCTCAAATGCACCAGAAGAAAATCCAGCATGGGACCTACAAGGATACTAAAAAGTTGAAAGCGACAAATGTTTATTCAAGCAGTTAAAAGCGCTAGACAATCAAATAATAAGCACGAAAAGTAAATAACTGACAGATTTATTGTAGTTCACCAATTTGGCTACGTCCACTGCAcctagattttttttaatttttatgtgaattttaaatcaaatacactaaaataatattacatatttatatacccagtaaaaataaaaaaagattaaatagtTCTCAAAAAATTCGCCTCAGGGGCTCTGCCCCGAACCCTGCCTTCGGGTGGGGGCTCCCCCAGACAAAATAGTTTGCATCAAGAATCCAACAGTTCAATCAACTAAAATGCTAACTATTATGAATACATAATCAACTGGttaatgttttattgttcctcagCCTCACATCAACTGCATATTCTGTTCTTTTTAACTCGTTTGTCTACGTTGTATTGTTAAAACTGCATGACAGATGCCTAAAAAATGTATAAACCTTCATGGAGCTGATTTTTCTCGGGCAAGACTTGCTAAGAACCTGATTATATTTACCTCTATCAAAAATATGTGCTAATCTTGAAAGTTAACCAGGAATGCCAGCTCTGTAAAACCAAGCCCTGATGTCCATTATTTATAATTCGTAATAGTTCTCAAGCCCAGGAATCAAATTAATGTAGTTGTCTCAATTTCATCAAACACATGAGCCTCAAGTCTATATTTAAGGTGAGAAATAATCAAATGGGGACAGGAGAGTACTTGAATTTTGAAGGATTATTAATGTCTATACTTCTGTCCACTGAGCAGTTGAGCTTTTTAAAAATCCACAATAGAGTTCAAGTAAAATGAGAAGCAAGCACGTCATCAGAATTAAAATACCATGTTAGACAACTTCATCCAATTAGAACTTGGTTGATGCATTTCAAAAAGTCCTTTTATTCAACTAGGAAACTCAATTAAAACattgtttaaattttaagaaattatctTGTAATGTcctttcaattcaattttgttGCTTGGTGAAGAACTTCAATGAACTTTATAATGAGTCAAAACCCAGATCATGACAAACAATTTCAAGCTAACTAAACAACCAACTACAAAAGGAAGGGGAAAACTTTATAGAATAGCACAACACATCTGATAGTAGGAAATTTCACATCATGAACTTGTAAAGTTCCATGAGAAAACATTTTATGGTATTCGAGCTTTCCCAATGACCTTTTAGAAAAGTTATCTTCAAACGCTTGCAAGAGTGCATGACTACAACTTATACTCTGATTCATCCATCTCTATTTCTGAACATGGGAAATAActgaaaaagttaaaaattttgcaGACAGAAATTTCGAAGTTCACGCTTAAACAAGAAATATAGCATTGTTAGTGAGAGAATCATAAAATTCGAACTTCAAATGTACTTTTCAACAGGGAAAACAAGCTGGCCTAAACAACCCATGTAGCATAACAACAAAATGGAACGTTAATAACTAGTTACCACCATAGCAAAAGAAACCCAGTAATAATCAACCGTGTTAATGAGAAGAAGCAAGCTTAATTTGAGTGTTAAGCAATAAGAAACAGAGGTTAATTTTGAGCGTATTCACCTTCGTAAGAGCACTTCTTGAGCATCTTTTCAAGAATTTTCAACCAGGTGAGATCGTCATCGACAACAAGAACACGGAGACCAGCAGGAAAAGGGTCGTGTCGAGGGGAAGAGAACCCATTGTCCATCATGGCCGGCACAGATTCAAGAATAAAGAGACAACGAAGGAAAGAGTGGCCTACAGAAAGAAGTAGAGAAAGACACtggaggagagagagagatagggtATTTCAAATGAGGAGAGCTTGCAGGTTTTGAATTCGTTTGTTTGGGTTGTCAGACAAGAAAGAGCGAGAAAGTGAAAGGAATTGGAAtcggaaagaagaagaaagaaagcgcAAAAGAATATTAGTGTGGCTGTGGCGCGCACCGGCGCACGTTAGCCTCCAACCGTTAACCAGCCGGTGTACCTTTTTCTTAGTGTACTTACaaatccttaattttttttgtaaaaaaaaatactgaaaTAATGTTATAACTCATGATGTTTGGATGACAAcaatttttgcatgatttattaTAACAATTACTATCAGTATTACTGTCATtatcattatttaattaaataaattaaaatttattttttaaaaaaaaaatcaaaataaaaataacatttatAGTGATGTTTACTTAAAATTAGTTTTAATATTAgtgaattattaataataataagttttaattttaattgtaaatcatttatttcattttttgaaaatgaaattgaAAAGGGCATTTGTTTTCTACCATCCTAAATGTTGATCACTTAGACCTTTGTTCTTCTTCCACCTTTTTCTAAATTgggaattaaaaagaaaatagtaTCTAAACTGTTCACActataatataaatgtttttaataatttttttaatttatttataattaaataatgatataacaataattgaaattaaataataaattgttattataaaataaaattatgtgacaaatatttaattaactgaTATGCGGTTccatttatgaaaataaaattttaaatactgtAATTATTGATTTTTCGTCAAGATTCACCTTTTTTCAGTAGAGTaagacttaaaaaaaattaaaacacaaTCGAATAGATTTTTAATCCATTAATAATTACAGAATTTTTTATTCACCGTTTgatattcattaaatttttaaaaaatttaataactaattttatttttttaattataaaaactaataaatataaaaattaatatatatatttttatataattattctttattttcattacatttatttttttttcaatttattaatttaaatattaaaataattatagtgATACCAACTATTTCactcataattaattaattacaattcAATTTCATTTCAATTGCTTCCACACATTTCAATAACACCCATTAGTATTAAAATTTTTGGTTTTTAACATTAAGAGATTTTGAGTAGAAATTTCAATTGAATTAATTGTACAAAGAAACTTCAAATTCTGTTATCCAATGGGCAAGCGACGAGTGTTAGGAGGCATACAAGATTAAGGCACAAAAATCCAATGACAGAGAGACAATACATGTCTATCCGGTGTAAGTGGGAGACAAAGATGTTATCTGGTGTCTGAATTGTATTGGGAAATGGTTCCTAATGGAGTTTAAAGAGGTGGGATTTAGTAGTGCATTGTCAAGCTTTTCATGGTAATGAACTGCCAACTATCCCTTACCATGAAAGGAAATTTAACCTTTCAACTTTTTAAGAAAGTGACTTCTTCTTcccctttcctttttttttttcccccttaATATTACTCTTAATATGCTTTTGCAATTGCAAATTTATTGGCATGGTGCCATCTGCTCCAATTTGTTGTTTGTTATTGATAAGGTGGCATCTTCTTAATTAAATACCTTTA
Coding sequences within it:
- the LOC110630370 gene encoding protein WVD2-like 7 isoform X1 — encoded protein: MGEPTCLMRSFSHPSNASREAKEGDPLRALTESISFGRFMSESLAWEKWSTFSHNRYLEEVEQFSKPGSVAQKRAYFEAHYKKRAAMKAAALLEQANAAGNGDPQVEPAANDVPEVKNAEETQNDCPSDSASAETTSDVLINIQQEQDVLDLANSADANAFHPNSEKDNLQNATVERAEETIEEKVEGENLIQVENSKQLDTAEDCNKIAAAPEEKIPKHEAAEKENVALPNNKRQMNFLSKSSSHSRASKLPKSSTKQTSSTQLKGGTPNSKKSVVDLIDKRRLAPKSVHMSINLAPSSGETNKTSARISKESSTTTKNPTRASVYGISKLLPSINRQSEDKRTRSLFNKSVSGGTMSGGILQALSGDRAKSSTSSGSKARSPIISSPFSFRSEERAAKRKEFFQKLEEKNNPKEVEKTHVQAKSKQIPLTRPRSPKLGRKPSSSMIQELNSQVPRRPSVNAESSKRVVQKGNQSTTRSVALLPKKKAHENASPNIQR
- the LOC110630370 gene encoding protein WVD2-like 7 isoform X2, whose amino-acid sequence is MGEPTCLMRSFSHPSNASREAKEGDPLRALTESISFGRFMSESLAWEKWSTFSHNRYLEEVEQFSKPGSVAQKRAYFEAHYKKRAAMKAAALLEQANAAGNGDPQVEPAANDVPEVKNAEETQNDCPSDSASAETTSDVLINIQQEQDVLDLANSADANAFHPNSEKDNLQNATVERAEETIEEKVEGENLIQVENSKQLDTAEDCNKIAAAPEEKIPKHEAAEKENVALPNNKRQMNFLSKSSSHSRASKLPKSSTKQTSSTQLKGGTPNSKKSVVDLIDKRRLAPKSVHMSINLAPSSGETNKTSARISKESSTTTKNPTRASVYGISKLLPSINRQSEDKRTRSLFNKSVSGGTMSGGILQALSGDRAKSSTSSGSKARSPIISSPFSFRSEERAAKRKEFFQKLEEKNNPKEVEKTHVQAKSKIPLTRPRSPKLGRKPSSSMIQELNSQVPRRPSVNAESSKRVVQKGNQSTTRSVALLPKKKAHENASPNIQR
- the LOC110630376 gene encoding two-component response regulator ARR11 isoform X1, which produces MMDNGFSSPRHDPFPAGLRVLVVDDDLTWLKILEKMLKKCSYEVTTCGLAIDALHLLRERKDRYDIVISDVNMPDMDGFKLLEHVGLEMDLPVIMMSVDGETSQVMKGVQHGACDYLLKPIRMKELRNIWQHVLRKKIHEVRDIEILEGMESIQMTRNGLDQSSDGHLLCGEDLTSVKKRKEAENKHDDKDPGDSSSTKKARVVWSVDLHQKFVKAVNQIGFDKVGPKKILDLMNVPWLTRENVASHLQKYRLYLSRLQKENDTKTSVGGGKHSDSPSRDSAGSFGIQNSINIQRNDISNGSYGFSGNSLIVRNVEPRSQENERKGIVSKTAVEPKRALAVEVPDPCKPKSSEMEFGHSFTSPASEVNFAEFGSNFPTKFSWCAIPQSQLKQEQNPLHLDAGFSQRTRPGKQQHIQVDYPQPSPPIISGSSVTERNMDGSVKIKPIYDECRNNGSQVSSARSTMDSYQVQTKTYEVNHQAYEPISTNTSSLKNQAAFNLSSISDLESAQKSINWAMSPLATLDDDFQVRWVQGDCYAMNLGLQNIEFPEYFDGGLLADVPTHLYENLYDSTECSVIEQGLFIA
- the LOC110630376 gene encoding two-component response regulator ARR11 isoform X2, whose product is MMDNGFSSPRHDPFPAGLRVLVVDDDLTWLKILEKMLKKCSYEVTTCGLAIDALHLLRERKDRYDIVISDVNMPDMDGFKLLEHVGLEMDLPVIMMSVDGETSQVMKGVQHGACDYLLKPIRMKELRNIWQHVLRKKIHEVRDIEILEGMESIQMTRNGLDQSSDGHLLCGEDLTSVKKRKEAENKHDDKDPGDSSSTKKARVVWSVDLHQKFVKAVNQIGFDIGPKKILDLMNVPWLTRENVASHLQKYRLYLSRLQKENDTKTSVGGGKHSDSPSRDSAGSFGIQNSINIQRNDISNGSYGFSGNSLIVRNVEPRSQENERKGIVSKTAVEPKRALAVEVPDPCKPKSSEMEFGHSFTSPASEVNFAEFGSNFPTKFSWCAIPQSQLKQEQNPLHLDAGFSQRTRPGKQQHIQVDYPQPSPPIISGSSVTERNMDGSVKIKPIYDECRNNGSQVSSARSTMDSYQVQTKTYEVNHQAYEPISTNTSSLKNQAAFNLSSISDLESAQKSINWAMSPLATLDDDFQVRWVQGDCYAMNLGLQNIEFPEYFDGGLLADVPTHLYENLYDSTECSVIEQGLFIA